In the genome of Phacochoerus africanus isolate WHEZ1 chromosome 10, ROS_Pafr_v1, whole genome shotgun sequence, one region contains:
- the LOC125137537 gene encoding LOW QUALITY PROTEIN: NADH dehydrogenase [ubiquinone] flavoprotein 2, mitochondrial-like (The sequence of the model RefSeq protein was modified relative to this genomic sequence to represent the inferred CDS: inserted 1 base in 1 codon) — protein sequence MFLTSVLRARATGFTAHXRHVRNLHKTAVQNGAGGALFVHRDTPENNPDTPFDFTPENYKRIEAIVKNYPEGHKAAAVLPVLDLAQRQNGWLPISAMNKVAEILQVPPMRVYEVATFYTMYNRKPVGKYHIQVCTTTPCMLQNSDSILEAIQKKLGIKIGETTPDKLFTLIEVECLGACVNAPMVQINDNYYEDLTPKDIEEIIDELKAGKIPKPGPRSGRFSCEPAGGLTSLTEPPKGPGFGVQAGL from the exons ATGTTTCTCACCTCAGTGCTCCGGGCACGGGCCACGGGCTTCACCGCCC GAAGACATGTAAGGAATTTGCATAAGACAGCTGTgcagaatggagctggaggagcctTATTTGTGCACAGAGATACTCCTGAGAATAACCCAGATACTCCATTTGATTTCACACCAGAAAACTACAAGAGGATAGAGGCAATTGTAAAAAACTACCCAGAAGGGCATAAAGCAGCAGCTGTGCTTCCAGTCCTGGATTTAGCCCAAAGACAGAATGGATGGCTGCCCATCTCTGCCATGAACAAGGTGGCAGAAATTTTACAAGTACCTCCAATGAGAGTATATGAAGTAGCAACTTTTTATACAATGTATAATCGAAAGCCAGTTGGAAAGTATCATATTCAAGTCTGCACCACTACGCCTTGCATGCTTCAAAACTCTGATAGCATACTGGAGGCCATTCAGAAAAAGCTTGGAATAAAGATTGGAGAGACTACACCTGACAAACTTTTCACTCTTATAGAAGTGGAATGTTTAGGGGCCTGTGTAAATGCACCAATGGTTCAAATAAATGACAACTACTATGAGGATCTGACACCTAAGgatattgaagaaattattgatgAACTCAAGGCTGGCAAAATCCCCAAACCTGGGCCAAGGAGTGGACGCTTCTCTTGTGAGCCAGCTGGAGGTCTTACCTCTTTGACTGAACCACCTAAAGGACCTGGGTTTGGTGTGCAAGCAGGCCTTTAA